The DNA window accagctgcccctttcggcagccatgacagtaacacgtgctcgccatgaccttgccttggtcactaagaggtcagatgcctgactcgtggcaaggaaccaatcagaagttagctggtggtggtatgctttatggctctgggtgtgctttatggacaagtgcacggcaatgacgagcagagcatagcaaccaccctgggagggcctatgggccataaccaattggccaatcaacacagggcaagccctccaagcctggaggcacaccaatcctgagcctgtgcgtacccctagacactccccttacgctgccctacaagatctctcggcagccggtTCTAGCTGTCCTTGCTAGCCATCGGCCATGGCGGGTGgttgaaagacccgagctaacatggggttagctcattaaacaacaataaagcctcatgcagtttgcagcaagttttcaaatccacctggtgattggggtgacctcggtcctagGCTAAGACCccgaggcctgagttttccggaggTCTAACAATAcaagctagtgggacaagcctaagctataggccaaactttctgtgtgtgtgtgtgtgtgtgtgtgtgtgtgtgtgtgtgtgtgtgtgtatgtgtgtgtgagagagagagagagagagctggcagTCCAATGAAAAATGCCCACACAGACTGGTTAGCTAATTTATTATGTagttgaggataaccttgaaccaCCGTCCCCCATcatcttgcctccacctcccaagtgatgagaggacaggtgtgagccaccgcgcttgatttatgtggtgctggggatggaatctgGGGCTCCATCCATGCTGGGTCAGCTCTACTAGTGACAGGCACTCTCACAACTGAGCCCCATTCCACCCCTCCCCAGTGCAGCCCACTGCTCCCCAGTCCAGCCTCGTACCTAACCCTggttcctttctctccctttgctCAGCTACACAGGACCCACAGGGGAGCAGCAGCCTGTCCTCTGGGATTATTCCCTCAAATATGGCTTTTTGCACAGTGAAATGAATGACTGAGTTGGTTTTATGTTCTTTTCTGCATGACAGAAATCAACCGAGGTGGGAGAGGGGGCTTTTGATAATGTGGACACTGTTGTGTGTCCCTGGGGAAGCCATGTTCATGGAGGTCAGGCTgtggctcaggaggcagagcactCACCTGGCATGCACAGGGCCCAGCATCCCCTCACCACCACCAAAGTGTGAACAAGTAGTGGAGTACAATTGTCATCCCAGCATCTGcatgtggaggaaggaggatcaggtcatcctcagctacacagcaagttcaaggccagcctgggctacttgagacagagaaacaatgtctccaAACATGAAGAAGCTGACACCAGACCGGATCAAGCTGAGTTAGACAGTATGGGACCGACTCAACACTATGACTAGTGTGCTTTGTCATGTGTGCATGGTGGTTTAGCTCAATGGCTCCTCCCCCTATTTTCTGACATAGGTATTCTCAATTacactaggctggctggtcagtgagtcccaggaatccTACTGCCTTTCCAtccccaatgctggggttaccGACCTGCACCACCTCACCTGTGTCTTCTCTGATGCgggcatccaaactcaggttctcatgttgaGCCATCTCCGTGGCCCCATGACTcactcctttttttgtttcttgtatttgttttgttttgtttgagacaggatttctctgtgtatccatgactgtcctggaatttgctccatagaccaggctgacctcaaactgacagagatctgtctgcctctgcctcctaagtgttcaccaccaccgccaggctttCATCCCTTGCTTCTTACAGATAAACAAAAACCTGGTTTTGAAGGGTCATATCCAAGGTTACCGTGAACCTAAACTTGGCAGGTGACAAAAGGCCCAACTCAAATGGCTCAATAAAGCAAAGAATCCACAGGTTCCCATCCAGGGGAAGTCAGGTATGGCTGGATCCAGGAACACTAATAGAAATGGGGCATGATGGTATGCACTTGGCATCTCAGGAACTTAAAGAGGCTGGGGCAACAGGATCACACATTCTAAACCAAtccaggctacagagtgagttaaaaGTCAATATACCCAAtgttgagaaaccctgtctcaaaagtaaacaaGTGCACTGAGTgatgatggcgcatgcctttaatcccaacacttgggaggcagtcaGTCTCTGAGCTCCAGGAGCCTGGACTACAaactgagctccaggacagtccggactacacagagaaactgtctcaaaaaacaaagacaaatatccCAGTTGCACTATTATCAGCGTGTTTCTATCTCCCAGTTACTGGTCTCAGCTTTCcagaatgggaaagaaatagTCGCAGAATCCCTGCCTCAGAGCTCCCAGTCCTGCTCCTAGAAAATGCCCAGGACTAAGGCTCATCATAAGCCGAGCTCCTGCACCTTGGGGTAGGGACAGCACCTTGCTTTGAGGAAGCCTAGCCTATCCCGATCAGACGACCAGTCTGTGATATTGGGGACCTGGTGTCATGACATCCATGTGTGAACACAGCAGGCTAGCAGTGAGAAGACCCCAGTCAACAGAAGCCAAACTAGTGCACTTCCCAGGTGTTCAACACCCAGCATTCAGGATGTCTACGAGCCCAGATGCAGGCATGGATGGAGGTAGAGAGCATTCTAGGTGTAGGCTGTGGGAGTGGTAATCCCAGGCACACTGAGAGGAAGGCCTGGGCTATTTGCTATGTCCTGACAGCTAGGTGACATTATAAGAGGAGCAGAGAACACAGCCTGGCAAAAGCATGGCCAGTAAGTCTTCTAGCCCAAGTGTTGACTCGAAGGACCCCGGAGGCCCCAGGGGGAGGACAGCCAAGGCCTGACTCTGCTGCACGTGAGGCTGTTCCCTGGCGGCATCAACCAGCCCCACCTTTGTCGCTGTTTCCCTGCCCCAAACCAGGACAGGGCGATGGAGGTGCAGGTGCTGTTGTAGGTAGGGAGCTGCCCTTTCCCAGCCCCAGATCTGATGCAGCGGTAACCCTCCAGAATGCACACGGGCAGCGTCAGTCACCAGCACAAACCAGGGCCAGAGCCACGCATCCCCCGAGGTCACAAGGACACCTCACGCACCCTCCTGCAAGGTTTAACCATGTTGCCACCCCAACTCTCATGATCAAAAGTCCAAGCATGGAGTGTGGGTGTCTGCACTGGACAACCTCAGGGACTTTGCACGTCTGTTCCCGCTCCTATAACCTCCCGGGATGCTTCTCCACTGCTTTCTGGTCTGTTTAAGCAGTGTGGTCAAAGATCAGCCTGACATGAGGGTCCAGCGCCGGGATTAAGATTCCACCTCCTGGGAGTCATTCCTGCGGACCCCAAGTTGACGATTCTGTCTGCCCTTCTAAGTAAGCGGGCAGACTCCAAAAGGGGACTACCACATTTGCACATTGGGAAAACAAGGCGGATTCTGCTCCGCCCCGCTCAAGCCACGCCCAATCCCCCGCCCACAACCACACCCCTGGACGTCACAAAAAAGGCCCCCAAAGCCGCAGCTGCCGAGCCGCACCGCGCAGCCCTGCCCTGCCCGCCACTCCGCACACAGGCAGCCGCGGAGCGCTTCCGGCCGGAGGCGACGGCGGCCTCCGGGGCTTCGGAAACGCAAGGCGCCTGCGCGGCAGGGCGGGGAAAGAAGACTACAATTCCCGGCGTGCCCCGCGGGCGGGTGCGCAGATACATTCCGGACCCGGTGGAGGCGTCGCACAGGCGCATTCCAGACCCGGCAGTGGCGCGCAGGCGCATTTCCGGCCCGGCGGCAGCGGCGCGCAGGCGCATTCGAGGTCCGGGTGTGGCACGCAGGCGCATTCGGGGACCGAAGGAGGCACGCAGGCGCTTTCGGGGCCCGGAGCCGGTGCGCAGGCGCATTCGAGGCCTGGTGGCTGCGGCGCGCAGGCGCATTCGGCGCGGGCCGGGCCGGGCCGAAGCGAGCGCCGGGCGGGCAGCGGCGCCAGAGCGAGTGGAGCCTTCGGGGTCCCcgggtggcggcggcggcggtgcAGAGGAGGAAGGCGGCGGCTCTCCCCCTGCCGGCGCGCGACCCGGTCCGTCCCGCGAGCTCGCGCCGGTCCCGCGGCCCGGCCCGGCCCCGGCCCCGGGCCCctccgccgccgccgccgccaccgccATGGCCCGGCCACTAGTGCCCAGCTCGCAGAAGGCGCTGCTGCTGGAACTGAAGGGGCTGCAGGAGGAACCGGTGGAGGGCTTCCGGGTGACGCTGGTGGACGAGGGCGACCTGTACAACTGGGAGGTGGCCATCTTCGGGCCCCCCAACACCTACTACGAGGGAGGCTACTTCAAGGTGAGacgggcctcagtttcccctctgtaCCTCCCCCCAGGTTGGCTCAGGCCCTGCGTGCAAGGCGGCCTCTCCCTTTTGTGTAGGGCACGTGCTGATCTAACCCCGGGGGACTGGTTTTCCACAGAGGACCAGGGGCAGCTAATAACTGGTGTGTCCCCTAGCAGTCCTCCACCACAAGACACAGAGGCCTCCAGAGGCTGCTTCTGGCTAGCTTGTTCCCAGGCTGCACTCGACCAAGCATGTCCCTGGAGAAGGATCTCCCCAGGTTGTCCGCAGGGGCAGCTGCTGGCCTTCTTGCCCCCAGGCAGCCCCCTCACAAGACACAGGAGCCTTCGGAACCCCCTGCTGGCAAGCATGTTCTCGGGCTGCCCCATCTCACTAGTATGTCCCTGGGGAAGGTTCTCCCAGGTTGTCCCCTATCCCAGGACATAAAGGACCAGGGGCAGCTTCTGGCTGGCATCCCCAGGCTGTTCTCCACTCTGGAACACAAACTCTCAGAGTCAGCTGCTGGCTGGCATGTCCTCAGACTGTTCCCCACTCTAGGACACAGGACCAGGGGTAGTTGCTTTCCGGTGTGTCCCCAGGGAAGGGATGTGAAGCCTGGACAGCCACCTGCTCCAATTCCAGCAGAGGCCCTGACAGGGCTTTGGCTGCCTTGCCTACTTGGACAACAGCCACCTTTAGCCCTAGTCAGGCTTTATGTAATACATTCCAAGGGGACAGTGTAGGCAGGGGCCCGGCTGTCCACCCTCATCCTCAGTCACACCCTGGGTTCCTGCCAAGCACCCTGGCCCCTAGCCCCCAGAGCTCTCTGTGGAAACTGTCCCAGGCACCCTTTCTCAAGTTCCACTGAGCAGATGGCTTCTTGAAGGCCTGATTTTGCCTTCCAGACGATGTCATCTGCCCTCTAGTGGCTTAAGGCACAATGCACCAGGTGTTTTGTGGTTGAGAGCAGGGAGTCTTGGGCAGACCCGATATTGACCAATATAGGGATCTATGTCAGCGCAGTGGCATCATCCTGTCTGCTGTGGACTAGAACTCCTAGAAGAGTCAGAGTCTTGTTTTAGGGCCAGGAGGGACAGAGTGAGAATTAGGTAGATGCACAGATCCCAGCCAGTCTGGGACCCAGGTGTAGGCCCATGATAGATGTTTGTCCTGTGTCTTCATTTGTGGCAGATATCCTTACCCttcttggtcaatgactaggacaGCCGCAGTCTACTCTGCCAGGGTAATTCTAGAGTTAGGATTCCCAGGTACAACATACCAACACTGAGAGACACAAGTGgacacctctgcctcccaccctgGAATGTGGTCTGAACTAAGAAGCCTCAGGGCTGTCCAGATGCTATTAATACCGTGTGTCCTGGGGTGAGTGGGGGCTGCTAGGAGGACAAGCATGAACACCTGAGCTGCTCCCCATCTGTAAAGGATTGTGAGAAGAGTCTCCTAGGCTCACGTTATTCTAGGGACAGCTTGGGAGGAGGCCCTGCAGAAGGTCTGTCAAATCTGCCCGCATGTTACCTTCTATGTGGTGTGGGTGGCCGAGACATGGAGCCCCTCCCAAGGGGAGCTGTTAGCTTCCTCTGAGTGGCCAGCCTGTCTAGCTCTGAATGGAGCTGTCCGGGAAGGGGTAGGGGCCTTCCCAAGGCATGGAGCCACAGAAGTGACAGGTCTTGTTCCAGCAAGGTCACATTCCCCCCTCGGCTGTCCAGAGGAGGTCAAGGTTAGAAACTCTGTACTAGGTTTCTATATGTCCAGTGGGCAGAGCCTCCAGCTTGAATTCCTGGGTGGCTCTGCACTCGACCAAGCATGTCCCTGGAGAAGAATACTTCTAAGTATTCTTACCCAGAGGACACTCTAGAGGATGCCCTTAGGGATCCACAAGACTATGGCAAACCTCAGGCCTTCCTCCTCTACCAGTCCAAAGTTTGCAGGACAGTGGGCAGAGTGAGCCTCAGCCACAAgcagctgctgaggccaggcaggTGGCTCCAGCTTGCCTCTGATGGCAACCTTTGGCCTGGGTCCCCAAGCCTGGGTGGTGCTGGTGGAAGACCTGATGACTCATCCCCGTGGCTGGCCCACAGCAAGTGGCACTGTCACTCAGCCTTTCCTCACCTGTGTGCCAGGTCACAGAGGTGGTGCCTGGATTGCACATAGACTGGTGTTGGCCTCGGATGCCTGAACAGATGACAGGCAGCCTGTCTTGGACACTACTCTTCATCCCCTCTGGGTACAGCTCCTAACACCAGTGCTCAGTGGGCTGCTATTGAATCACCCCACTTTCTGCCACCTACAGGCTCGCCTCAAGTTCCCCATCGACTACCCATATTCCCCACCAGCCTTCCGGTTCCTCACCAAGATGTGGCACCCAAACATCTATGAGGTAAATGAGTTGCTATCAACAGTGGAGATACCTGCCTCAGGCACGCCCCACCACACAAACACTTTATGCCTCCCTCGTACATGCCCCACACCTCATCTTAGCCCTTCATTCTTGCAGACAGGGGACGTGTGCATCTCCATCCTCCATCCCCCAGTTGACGACCCACAGAGTGGGGAGCTGCCCTCAGAGCGGTGGAACCCCACGCAGAATGTCAGGTGAGCTGCATGTGTCCTCACACCAAGGGAACTCCAAAAcaccctgcccctgtccctcctTTATTGCTCCACCTGTCTGGGGTCCCCAGGGTCTGTAGGGAGCTGAGCTTGCACTCACGGCCCCACAGGACCATCCTCCTGAGTGTGATCTCCCTGCTGAATGAGCCCAACACCTTCTCGCCCGCCAATGTGGACGCCTCAGTGATGTACAGAAAGTGGAAGGAGAGCAAGGGGAAGGACCGCGAGTACACAGACATCATCCGGTGAGTGCCGGTCATGCCGGACAGCGCTGCCGCAGGGCCTCTTTGTAATAGATAACTGTTTGCTGTAAGAGTCATCTGTgttgccgggcggtggtagcgcatgcctttaatcccagcactcgggaggcaaagacaggtggatctctgtgagtttgataccaggctggtgtacagagcgagtgccaggacagcctccaaaagctacacagagaaaccctgtctcgaaatcaCGGTGCGGGGGGTACACACCACAGAGCACAACACAAACCCCTTCCCATGTCAGCTCTTCTCTGTTCCCCTATAGCACAGCTGCTCCCTGGGGTGGCAACTGTTGTGTTTCCAATCATGCATCCTGAGCTTGGAGAGGGAAAGAACAGGACTGTGTGCCCAGAGCACCAAGTAGACCACCCAAGATGGCCAAGAGCCTTTCTTTGGCTTGTCTTCATGGGTGACTGGGGCACTTATAGGCCACATCCTCAACTGCCTCTGTAAGCATTGCTTGTATTTGTGGTTCCGAAACTTAGAGCCTTTTTGCAAAGGAGGAAGGTCACAGCCTACTGTGACCTGTCCTCAGGAGCCAATATGACAATCTCCATATCCATCATCACTTTTCAGCAGGGGTTCCTGGCTTGTTTGGGGGTCAGGTGGTCTCCCTTATACCCCTAAAGCAGGGTGTGAGATTGCACTTGCAGGATTCTAGGCAAATGTCAAGCCCCACAGCCTCTCAGCCCTGCTAAATGTCCATGCCGGTTCCCACATTCCCAGGCCTGGTCACTTgacttctctctctgttttctgagacaggctttcctgTAACCCCATATCCTCCTCCTCTCAAGTTCCCTCCTGGTGCCAGGGTGACATAACACCTCACAACCAGCAGTCCCCTGCCTCAGCACTGACGCAGGAGGACAGGTGCTTGTCCACACACGGTGACCCAAACACACAGGCCTGTATTGTTCCCACACTGGCAGTGGCCTGGGCCCATCAGCAggcatgctgagcaagccacacATGTCAGCCTGCAGCCATGGACTGCAGGGGCCCCTGGGCCTTGTCCTGCAGAAGCCAGGCCTGACTTCTCAGAATTGACACAGACTGCAGCTTGGTGATCAGTGCTGGAACAGCAAGACCCTGGACCAGGGTCTCTGGCCTCAGAATAAGATGTGCCTAGGCCTCCCCTCTACTGTGTAGCTGCCGTGGTCCTGTGTGGAGGTATTAGTTATTTGGGAATGTCTGAGTGTTGAGCAGCCCTGTTCCTCTGTCCTCTGCTCAGCTGTCCTGCCCATCCCCAGGTGGGAAGAAGGCAAGATGTCCTATGGGgtttcttttcttagttttttgagacaaagtcttaatatgtagccctagctgtcctggaactagccatgtagaccaagctggcctcaaactcggagacccacctgcctctgcctcctgagtgctagggttaaaggcaagtgccaccaccatGTGGCTTAGTTatggccttttgttgttgttggctgttTTGTCTGTCATTTGTAAGTAAATGTTTTAAGCTTTGAGTTTGCCATGGCTACACTGAGCCCTTTCCACCACCCACTTCCTGTCAGCCTGACAGTTGGGACATAATGGTGTCTGACAGGCTGCCTTGGACTCTGCTGTGCACAGGGCACCATTGGGTGTGGCACCAGTGAAAGCTTTGGGTCTGGATCCCCTGCCTCCTGGCAGCCTTTGATCCAGTTCCTTGCTGCTTCCTTGCTGTGTCCCTGTCCCAGAGCAGAAGCCCCAGGCTATTTTTACCATTCTGACTCCAGGAGCCACTTGCTATGACCATGAGGAGGCCCTGTACTACTCCTGGAACTCAGCCTAAGAGCCAGTGTCTAGACACAGCGACACGCCAGCTGGAAGCCTGTGGGAAGAGCCTTGAGACAGGTCTAGGCTGTTAT is part of the Cricetulus griseus strain 17A/GY chromosome 5, alternate assembly CriGri-PICRH-1.0, whole genome shotgun sequence genome and encodes:
- the Cdc34 gene encoding ubiquitin-conjugating enzyme E2 R1 isoform X7 produces the protein MARPLVPSSQKALLLELKGLQEEPVEGFRVTLVDEGDLYNWEVAIFGPPNTYYEGGYFKARLKFPIDYPYSPPAFRFLTKMWHPNIYETGDVCISILHPPVDDPQSGELPSERWNPTQNVRTILLSVISLLNEPNTFSPANVDASVMYRKWKESKGKDREYTDIIRRSWGPRWTQSVMA
- the Cdc34 gene encoding ubiquitin-conjugating enzyme E2 R1 isoform X5 encodes the protein MARPLVPSSQKALLLELKGLQEEPVEGFRVTLVDEGDLYNWEVAIFGPPNTYYEGGYFKARLKFPIDYPYSPPAFRFLTKMWHPNIYETGDVCISILHPPVDDPQSGELPSERWNPTQNVRVCRELSLHSRPHRTILLSVISLLNEPNTFSPANVDASVMYRKWKESKGKDREYTDIIRKQVLGTKVDAERDGVKVPTTLAEYCVKTKAPAPDEGSDLFYDDYYEDGEVEEADSCFGDEEDDSGTEES
- the Cdc34 gene encoding ubiquitin-conjugating enzyme E2 R1 isoform X6, which encodes MARPLVPSSQKALLLELKGLQEEPVEGFRVTLVDEGDLYNWEVAIFGPPNTYYEGGYFKARLKFPIDYPYSPPAFRFLTKMWHPNIYETGDVCISILHPPVDDPQSGELPSERWNPTQNVRTILLSVISLLNEPNTFSPANVDASVMYRKWKESKGKDREYTDIIRKQVLGTKVDAERDGVKVPTTLAEYCVKTKAPAPDEGSDLFYDDYYEDGEVEEADSCFGDEEDDSGTEES